The Cloacibacillus sp. An23 genomic interval AGCAAGCTCTACGCTGGACAGACCGCGGCGCGGCTTGAGACCGACCGTCTTATCAAGCGCCTTGAAAATCTGCGCAAGGACAGAGCGGATGAAGCCGCGCGCCTCAAGGCTATCGACGACGAAATCAGCACCGTACAGTCAAGGCTCGACGAGCTAGCCGCTATTCAGTAACAAACGCCAGTCATCCGCAACGGCAATATCTCAGGCCCGGGGCAAACGCTCCGGGCCTGTGTCGTATGTATTGGTGTCGCGCGGCGTAGAGCAGACGTCTGCCTTACGACAGATACATGGCGACAAAGCGTCTTTTTATCCTCATTCCTCATTATTTGAACTACTGTAATACTTCAAGCAAGACGTTCCGCCGCTGCCTTTTCATCGCCATATAGAGCGCATTTCCTAAATTTGTTGTTTTTATACCATATCGGGGATATAATGCTAATAACAATATATACAGTACCCGTTCGGGGATGATTTTATGGAGTGTACAAAGCTTTCGAAGGTGGTTAAGGAAAATAGAAAGCGCCTGCACCTGACACAGTGTGAAGCTGCGGAGCGTGCTGGGGTGGGGCTGCGCTTTATCCGCGAGCTTGAGGCAGGGAAGAAAACGCTGCGCATGGACAAGGTGAACGACCTTCTGTTTCTCTTCGGGCTAGAGCTCGGGGCAGTGCCGCTGGAGCGCGATTCCGATGAGTAGCTTTCGGCGTTGTACCGTGCTGTTCTTCGGCAAAACGGTCGGGGAAATCGTCGAGAACGAGGACGGATACACGTTCGCATACTCGGGAGAATATCTGGCGGACGCGGACGCGCGGGCCATAAGCGTCACGCTTCCTCTTCGTGAAGAGCCTTTCTGCACAAAGACGCTTCATCCTTTTTTCGACGGGCTCATTCCTGAGGGCTGGACTCTGGATATAATTACAAAAAACTGGAAAATCGACCCTCGCGACCGCATGGGACTGCTGTCGGCCTGCTGCCGCGACTGCGTCGGCGCGGTCTCCATAATTTCCGGCGAGGCGGAATGATGAACCGGTGCCTTTATTGCTATAAAGAGCTTGAACACGGTTCATATCATCCGTCATGCTCAAAAAAACTTTTCGGAACGGCGGAGCCGCCGAAGCTTGAATACACTCTTGAGGGGCTGTACCAAAAAGCGCGCGAAAGCATAATATCGAGCGCCGCAGTTCCTGGGGTTCAGCCTAAAATGTCGATGGCGAAAATTTCGCAGGACGGCACGGACAAGCTGACGTTCGTCGGGCTGTGGGGAGACTACATAATCAAGCCTCCAGCGCCGGGCTATGAGGCTCTGCCGGAGAACGAAGCGGCGACGATGAAAATGGCGGAGGCGGCCGGAATAGCTGCGGCGCCCTCAGCGCTTCTGCCGCTCGCGTCCGGCGAGCTCGTCTACATCACGCTGAGGATGGACAGGGCGGTGATAAAGTCAGGACGCAAAATAAGCCGGATGCGCCACATGGAAGACTTCTGCCAGGCGACGGAGCACATGACGGAAAACAAATATATCGGCTCGATGGAGCTCGTCGCGAAAACGCTCCGCCGTTTCTCGTCAGCGCCTGGGCTTGATTTGTCCGTGCTCCTTGACATGACGTTGTTCATATTCCTAACAGGAAACGGCGACATGCATCTCAAAAATTTCTCGCTGCTCCACGAAAACGGCGAACGCCGCCTCGCCCCGGCGTACGATATGCTCTCTACGCGCCTGGTCATCTCCGAAAGGGACGACCCAGAAGAATTCGCGTTGACCATCAACGGCAAAAAAAGCAACCTAAAGCCGAAGGATTTCATAAAATTCACGGAATCGGCGAAGCTGAATGAGAAGCAGTACAACAACGCGGCAGCCAGGCTGAAAAAGCGGCTCCCAGACATACTGGAAACGCTTGACGCGAGCTTTCTGCCGGATAAACAGAAAAAAGAATACGCAGGACTCATCATGGAAAGAGCGGCGAGATTAGAAATTCTCCCCTAACGGGTATAATACATTGATAAAAGTCAAAAAGCGGCACGTAAGGGTATAAAAAAATACTTATGAACATAAGTGATTTTCGCGCCACCAAGATAA includes:
- a CDS encoding helix-turn-helix domain-containing protein; translated protein: MECTKLSKVVKENRKRLHLTQCEAAERAGVGLRFIRELEAGKKTLRMDKVNDLLFLFGLELGAVPLERDSDE
- a CDS encoding HipA N-terminal domain-containing protein, which gives rise to MSSFRRCTVLFFGKTVGEIVENEDGYTFAYSGEYLADADARAISVTLPLREEPFCTKTLHPFFDGLIPEGWTLDIITKNWKIDPRDRMGLLSACCRDCVGAVSIISGEAE
- a CDS encoding HipA domain-containing protein — its product is MMNRCLYCYKELEHGSYHPSCSKKLFGTAEPPKLEYTLEGLYQKARESIISSAAVPGVQPKMSMAKISQDGTDKLTFVGLWGDYIIKPPAPGYEALPENEAATMKMAEAAGIAAAPSALLPLASGELVYITLRMDRAVIKSGRKISRMRHMEDFCQATEHMTENKYIGSMELVAKTLRRFSSAPGLDLSVLLDMTLFIFLTGNGDMHLKNFSLLHENGERRLAPAYDMLSTRLVISERDDPEEFALTINGKKSNLKPKDFIKFTESAKLNEKQYNNAAARLKKRLPDILETLDASFLPDKQKKEYAGLIMERAARLEILP